A genomic window from Salvia miltiorrhiza cultivar Shanhuang (shh) chromosome 5, IMPLAD_Smil_shh, whole genome shotgun sequence includes:
- the LOC130986477 gene encoding heavy metal-associated isoprenylated plant protein 37-like has translation MTKDEDFKLLKIQTCVLRVNIHCEGCEQKVKKILQRIEGVYQVKIDAEQQRVSVSGNVDSATLVKKLVRAGKHAELWSQKSNQIQKQKSGCTKEDKNTKPKKPNVPKKKHNDLQEQDDDQMQLIRDKINQLALLKHQAEANANANANGKMNNVVAGAKKGNQAQTPPPKMKNALQMPNTTTMSANDISAMMNLAGFHGSGGANVNGGFQVPPNNFYPPIPYHDVAAGNNNVPSSAFMNLQNRHGGFQQPQMLYNRSSFVPPSTGYYYNYGGGGGDHMFSDDNAASCRLM, from the exons ATGACTAAAGATGAAGACTTTAAACTCCTCAAAATCCAG ACCTGTGTTCTCAGAGTGAACATACACTGTGAAGGATGTGAGCAGAAAGTGAAGAAAATTCTTCAGAGAATTGAAG GTGTGTACCAAGTAAAGATAGATGCAGAGCAACAAAGGGTGAGTGTGTCAGGCAATGTTGATTCTGCAACTCTAGTTAAGAAATTGGTGAGAGCGGGCAAACATGCTGAGCTCTGGTCTcaaaaatcaaaccaaatccAGAAACAGAAAAGCGGTTGTACCAAGGAAGACAAGAACACCAAACCTAAGAAGCCGAACGTGCCCAAAAAGAAGCACAACGATCTGCAGGAGCAGGACGATGATCAGATGCAGCTCATCAGGGACAAGATCAATCAGCTTGCTCTCCTCAAGCACCAAGCCGAAGCCAATGCCAATGCCAATGCCAATGGGAAAATGAACAACGTTGTTGCTGGTGCTAAGAAAGGGAACCAGGCTCAGACACCTCCTCCCAAGATGAAGAATGCCCTACAAATGCCCAACACCACCACCATGTCTGCAAACGACATTAGCGCTATGATGAATCTTGCCGGTTTTCATGGAAGCGGAGGTGCCAATGTCAACGGCGGATTCCAAGTTCCGCCCAATAACTTCTACCCGCCGATTCCGTACCACGATGTGGCGGCGGGGAATAATAATGTTCCTTCGTCGGCATTTATGAACTTGCAAAACCGGCACGGTGGTTTCCAGCAGCCTCAGATGTTGTATAATCGGAGCTCGTTTGTGCCTCCCAGCACCGGTTATTACTACAActacggcggcggcggcggagatcATATGTTTAGCGATGACAACGCAGCTAGTTGTAGGCTTATGTAG